From the genome of Marinobacter sp. F4206:
TCACCTATCTGCAGCGGCCGGATCTGGGCCGGCGATTATCGAAGGCCGGGCGCGCGAGCGTGCGGGCGGGGAAGAGCACCGAACCCTACGACCTGGCGTTGGTGATTGTCGATGGCCTGTCCTCCTTCGGTGTGCAGAACAATGCGGTGGCCCTGGTGAAGCAGTTGCTCACTGATCTGAACCGGGATGATCGTGCTTGGCAGCTGGCGCCGCTGACGGTGGTGCAGCAGGGGCGCGTTGCCATCGGCGATGAGGTTGGCGCGTTGCTGAATGCCCGCATGGTCGCGGTGCTGATTGGTGAACGCCCCGGTCTCAGTTCGCCGGACAGCCTGGGCGTGTACCTGACCTTTGGGCCCGAGGCAGGTTTGACAGATGCCCGCCGGAACTGCATTTCCAACATCAGGCCCGCCGGCCTGGGTATTGGCGAAGCCAGCCAGCGACTGTTCTATCTGATCCGTGAAGCCGACCGGCTGAAGCTCTCCGGCGTTGGCCTGAAGGACCGGACGGAGGATGCAACGATTGAGGGCCTGGGAAGCGGCCACAACTTTCTGGCTAACTGATACGGGAGCCGGCGGTGTTGCCCTAGAAACGCAGTCCTTCCACTTGGCGGCGTTGCCGATAATGGGTGAGCGCGACGTTGGTGGCGGCCAGAACAACGAATAGCGCGATGCCCTTGGGTACCATGGCGTGAAT
Proteins encoded in this window:
- the eutC gene encoding ethanolamine ammonia-lyase subunit EutC — encoded protein: MTDSRNDLVIDNAWRRLRHFTDARIGLGRAGISLPTSELLQFQLAHARARDAVHLPLDVPRLLADLDKSDLGAVAATPLVVHSEAEDRVTYLQRPDLGRRLSKAGRASVRAGKSTEPYDLALVIVDGLSSFGVQNNAVALVKQLLTDLNRDDRAWQLAPLTVVQQGRVAIGDEVGALLNARMVAVLIGERPGLSSPDSLGVYLTFGPEAGLTDARRNCISNIRPAGLGIGEASQRLFYLIREADRLKLSGVGLKDRTEDATIEGLGSGHNFLAN